A window of Nonomuraea angiospora genomic DNA:
GGGCGACGAGCCCCTGCACCGCGGCGCTCATTGCTTCGCCTTCCCCAGCGTCGTCACGTCCACGACGTGCTGGGAGACGTCCAGCGGCGCGGTGAGCACCTTCTGGTCGAGGAAGAACTTCGCGACCTCCTGATATTTCGCGATCTCGGGTGCGGTGACCGCCTGGGCGGGCTTGCCCTTCTTCTGGATGCCGACCACCAGGTCCTTCTGCTTGCCCTGCACGGCCTGCGGGCCCGCCTGGGTGAAGACGTTCAGGTACGCCGCCGGGTCGGCGATCTCCTTCGCGCTGCCCTCCTTGAGGAACTCGAACAGGGCCTTGACCACCTCGGGATGCTCGTCGAGCAGCTTGTTGGCGGCCACGTAGATCACGTAGTTGTCCGACTTGATGGCCTCGCCGTCGGCCAGGATCCGCGCGTCCAGGTCGGTGACGGCGGGGATGAGGAAGGTGGAGAACGTCGACCAGGCGTCCACCTTGCCCGAGCCGAAGACCGGCGCGGTCTGCGGCGGCAGCAGGTAGACGCGCTTGACCTTGTCCACCGGCACGTTGAACGTCTGCAGCGCCTTGAGCAGCAGATACTCGCTGGTGCCGCCGTGCCCGACGGCCACGCTGCGCCCGGCCAGGTCCGCGACCGACTTGATCGGCGAGCCGTTCTTGACCACGATCCCCTCGCCGGCGAGGTCGGGCGGGACGGTGGCGAAGATCTTGAAGCTGGGCTTGACGGCCAGCGCGGTGACGCCGGAGGTGATCGAGCCGGTCGCGATGTCGAGCGAGCCGGCGTTGATGGCCTGGGCGGCCGGGGCGAAGACGGAGAAGTCGCCGGCCCACTTGACCTTGGCGTTGACCTTGGCCAGGGCGGCGTCCAGGCTGCCGTCCTTCTTCGCGACGGCCAGGAAACCGCTGTTGCCCGGGTCCGCGATCCGGACGACCACCTGCTCCTGGGCGGTGGTGGCGCCGGCGCCGCCGCCACAGGCCGCGGCCAGCAGGACGACAGGTACGGCGAGCAGCAGCTTACGCATGGGTGACTCCTTGAAGCGGGGTGTGGTCGGCCCAGGCCGCGACGTCCACGGGCGATGGGAGGAAGTGGTGGCCGCGCAGGAAGCGCTCCTGCTCGGCCAGCAGGTCGAGGCGTTCGGGCGACAGGTCCAGGTGGAGCGAGGCGCCGGGAACGTAGGCGGCGGCCACGCCGCTCGCGCCCGCGCCGGTCTCGGCGCCGAGGATTCTGGCGACCTCCGCAGGGTGCCCGGCGGCCCAGTCCGCGGCGCGCAGCAGGACGCCGAGGAAGCGGGTGACCACGTCGGGGTGCTCGTCGAGCAGGCGCTGGTGCACGGTGATCGGCCGCGGGGTGCCGTTGTTCACCCGCGCCCGCCGGTCCGGCACGGCGTCGAGGTCGAGGCCGACCTCCGCGCCATGGCGCAGGGCGGCCTCGACGGCGAGCGCGCCCTTGACGTAGACCGCGTCCACCTCGCCGGCGGCCAGCGCGGCCAGCTCGGCCTCCCACTGGCCGCCGCCCGGCTCGGCCGCGACGTCCACCAGCTCGGCGTCGCCGAGGCCGAGCCCGGCCAGAGACAGGGCTCCGTGGAAGCCGCGCAGGGCCATGGCCCGCCAGAAGTCGATCGCGATGCGGTGCCGGGGAACGGCCAGGCGCAGGCCCTTGAGCTGCTCGGGGCGCTCCAGAGCGGTGCCGGCGCGGACCAGGACGGCCTGGTGCTCCTCGATCCAGGTGAGCCCGATGAGCCGGGTGGCCTCGCCGCGGGAGCGCGCCCAGAGCGCGGGCACGTTGCCGCCCTCGCGGAACAGGCCGGTCAGGGCGTGGGTGTAGTGCGTCTCGCGGGGGACGTCGGGCGAGTCGTCCTGCAGGGACCGGACCTCGATCCCGTCGGCGGCGAACTCCCCGGCCAGCCAGCCCTGGTCCGCCGCGATGCCCGTCGCGGTGGGCACGGGACAGCGGGTGAACCAGATGGTGTCGAGTGCGGCGGTGGTCATGGGGGAGAGTTTGCCGCTAAATTGGTAGGGAATGCAAAGAATATCCCGCGATGCGGGAAGCCTTCCCGGCCGGACCGGCTCTCACCTGGTCACGGCTCTCCCTACTCGGAAGACGGAGTTTCCCGCATGGCAGCAGAAGGCGGCGTGCAGTCCGTGCGCAGGGCGATCGGCGTGCTCGACTGCTTCGGCGGTGGGGACGCCTCGCTCGGCCTGTCCGACCTCTCGCGCAGGATGGGGCTGTCCACCTCCACCACGCACCGCCTGGCCAGGACGCTGACCGCCGCGGGCTTCCTGGAGCAGGAGGCGCGCACGGGCCGCTACCGGCTCGGGCCGTCGATCACCGAGCTGGGGCAGCTCTCCTTCCACCGGCGCGGCCTGCACCGCGTCCCGCCCGAGCTGGCCGAGCTGGCCCGGATCACCTCCGCCACCGTGGACCTGGCCGTGCGCAGTGACCGGCACGCGGTCATCCTGAGCGGCGGCTCGCTCAACCCCGACAGCGGCGTCGGCCTGCGCCGCCCGTTGCACTCCACGGCGCTGGGCAAGGTCCTGCTGGCCTGGGACCCGGAGGGCAGGGCGGACCTGGAGGCGCTCGGGCCGCTGCGGGCGCTGACCGGCCGCACGATCGTGGACCACGGCGAGCTGCGCGCCGAGCTGGAGCGCGTACGCCAGGCCGGGTACGCGCTCAACGACGGGGAGTCG
This region includes:
- a CDS encoding ABC transporter substrate-binding protein, producing MRKLLLAVPVVLLAAACGGGAGATTAQEQVVVRIADPGNSGFLAVAKKDGSLDAALAKVNAKVKWAGDFSVFAPAAQAINAGSLDIATGSITSGVTALAVKPSFKIFATVPPDLAGEGIVVKNGSPIKSVADLAGRSVAVGHGGTSEYLLLKALQTFNVPVDKVKRVYLLPPQTAPVFGSGKVDAWSTFSTFLIPAVTDLDARILADGEAIKSDNYVIYVAANKLLDEHPEVVKALFEFLKEGSAKEIADPAAYLNVFTQAGPQAVQGKQKDLVVGIQKKGKPAQAVTAPEIAKYQEVAKFFLDQKVLTAPLDVSQHVVDVTTLGKAKQ
- a CDS encoding ABC transporter substrate-binding protein; this encodes MTTAALDTIWFTRCPVPTATGIAADQGWLAGEFAADGIEVRSLQDDSPDVPRETHYTHALTGLFREGGNVPALWARSRGEATRLIGLTWIEEHQAVLVRAGTALERPEQLKGLRLAVPRHRIAIDFWRAMALRGFHGALSLAGLGLGDAELVDVAAEPGGGQWEAELAALAAGEVDAVYVKGALAVEAALRHGAEVGLDLDAVPDRRARVNNGTPRPITVHQRLLDEHPDVVTRFLGVLLRAADWAAGHPAEVARILGAETGAGASGVAAAYVPGASLHLDLSPERLDLLAEQERFLRGHHFLPSPVDVAAWADHTPLQGVTHA
- a CDS encoding IclR family transcriptional regulator, which gives rise to MAAEGGVQSVRRAIGVLDCFGGGDASLGLSDLSRRMGLSTSTTHRLARTLTAAGFLEQEARTGRYRLGPSITELGQLSFHRRGLHRVPPELAELARITSATVDLAVRSDRHAVILSGGSLNPDSGVGLRRPLHSTALGKVLLAWDPEGRADLEALGPLRALTGRTIVDHGELRAELERVRQAGYALNDGESGDGIRTVAVPVLDRQGHARYALAVRSTPLVMSEARIDWFVTHARACARALEVLLIPPAERRLRTSE